In the Populus trichocarpa isolate Nisqually-1 chromosome 1, P.trichocarpa_v4.1, whole genome shotgun sequence genome, TTGAGATGCAAGGGGCAGCAAGTGGATTTCCTACAGCTGTTGGAGCTTCCAGTGTGTCAGTATCAGCAATATCTCGGCAGTTATCCAATGAAAACGTGCCACGAAGAGAGATTAGTGGAAGGGGGTTAAAAACGTCAACTGTTCTCGCACAGGCTTGGAAGGAGGACATGGATGCAGGCCATTTATTAGCGTCACTATTTGAACTTTTCAGTGAAAGCATGTTCTCCTTTACTCCCAAACCTGAGttgtcttttttcttgtgattagCAGTAGATCATTAACAATGTCACTCAATATGCGTGTAAATTCTGTCAAATTCCATGCTATTTGTTCTACAACAGGCTAATAGTTATCGATCATTGACGAATGGTGTATTGTCAAGGACACTTCTGCATGTAAAGAGAGTACAATTTTGCCAGAATTCCTCGTAAAGTGGAGGAGCTGACATGTGACTATGTGCTTTCGACTACGGTGTTGTCATCCCAACAGTTTTACAAGTTCAATCTTCCATGCCATTTAATGTCTTTAGAGAAGTGGCATTTCATTGCTTTGGCTGACGATCTCGCCAAATTTTAATCGAACTCCACGGTTTTTCACAACGTTCAAGAGTCGAGAGGAATGCCCAGATAGAAATCGGGCACCTTGGACATGAGCTGTTAGTTCAACCTGCATGTAGGATTGAACTAATAATCCATGCTGCTTGAAAAAGCAAACATCTCACGGGCCAATTGCATTCCGCATCTTTGAGAAAGTCTATTGACGGCCAGATTATGATAGTTCCAGTCCCGAGAATAACATTTCAGGATTCAGAATGAGACGAAAAATATTCTTCATGTCCATTTGATTtacagataatttttttttaattgggtacTCATTAAGCAACGGCAGGAAATGGTGACTTGGCGCATCATCCAACATTAAATTCGGCAACGCATGCTAGTTTCAACAAGAATGTGCAGACACTAGTCGGAAATATCATGAAGAAATTGCAAGGTTTCCACTGGCATATTCCACGAGGACCCCAATATACTCCGAGATGGCAAACATACTCGGAGATAAATTACTCGATTGAGCTTAGCAATCAATACACAGCTAAATCCCCCCTCTCCccaaactaaaaacaaagaatCAAAAGAAGAGCTTTCTGGGAGATGGTCTGGTTGGAACAGTGGAAGATGAGGTCGAGGACTTGAGAGGAACTGGAATTCCCTTGGCTTCTTGACTCCCTGACATTCTGTCTACCAGTTTTGCAGCCTTCGGGTCTGTTAGAAGTGACTTCTGAAATGACTGTGAGAAGCCAGTAGCAATAATAGTCACATGAATCTCCCCATTATAACGATCATCAACAACAGCCCCAAATATTATGTTTGCAGATGGATCAGCCAAACTGGTCACAACCTGGAAACTCATTGTATATATACAGATATTAATACCAGAATGTAGAACAAAGAACCCAGTCATAACAAATCCAAGAATTATGAAAATGAAACAAACTTTATCATTGCCATCACCATACATGTTAAAGTAAAACAGAATAGCTGGGAGCTTTCATGATTCGTTTCATGAAACCTACCATCTTATTGCCTGTTGATATTTATTATCCTGATCATTGAAACTCAAACATTTGATCCCTGCCCTAAACCGGGGGTCAATATCAACATTGAGGTAAAAAATCATTGGCTATACATCCCATAAATTCATGGTTGACGGTGGCAGTTAAAAAGCAAGTGAGATCCTTTGAAACCCTAATATCTACTACTACTATCCTGTCCTACATCAGGATATGTCAATCATGCTGTGACCAATGACACCACTCTACATCATCTCTTTGCCCGCGTGAGAACTTTCTTCTAAATCAAGACATTGGTACGACTTGATGCAGGGGGGTTCCCTTTTCAATCagaaaatttagaaattgaaaAGGTAATAAAGTACCTGTGACACTCTATTCACTTCCTGTAATGTTATGTCCTTTCCTCCAGTAATATTGTATACCACTCCAGTAGCTGACTGGATTGATGAACCAATCAGGGGCGCCAGAGTTGCTTGTTCAGCTGCTTCTTCAGCACGATTTTTGCTGGAGGAAACTCCAATTCCAAGCATTGCAGTACCTGAATTTTTCATCACTGCCTTAACATCTGCAAAATCCACATTAACCAGTCCAGGTATCTGCAAAACAAGGGGAACAGACTTCACACTTTGCAGGAAAGTACAGAAGTAGAAAATCActggtgaaaaaaaattatgaaagagAAAGTGATAATAAACGTAGTCATCATTCAAAAGACCATATAAACAATATGCAATAATAACCacaatctatttatttaattaattttatatgcaagaaaacaaattttatgaataatactGCAAGGTGATGCAACCCTCATACACAAAAGAAGCAATTTCTTGGTAAACAGGCTACCCCTAAATAGCCCATGAAAGGCTAAGCATCCGAGGGAAATTTAAGTAGAAATTCAACAAGGGATTCAAGTCAATACAGTTAAAATAAAGAGTAAAATGTGTCAGACCCCCAAACTATTGGTCAAAGTACAAATACTTCATCTCAAATTTATTCAATGCAGCTCTCCTTGaggaaaactaaaagaaaaatttagtccCTCTACTAAGTTTGAAGTGGGTTAGGTTTCAGTCCAAATTGGGTTGGTATTTGCCACATGACCAGCACATGCCACTAAATGACCCTAAGCACAAGTGATTCTCTCATGAATTTGTGTGTCAAGTGCTCGTCGCTTGACAAATACTAATCCCAATTTGGATGGAAACCTAACCTAACTTAGTAAAGGGACTAATTTTTAGTCTCAATTATCTTCAGGGATTATCTACgctgaataaataaaaatagaaactatATGCGCTTAGTTCAAGGGGCCCTAGCACATTTTACCCAAATATAAATGTACAAGGATGGGAAGAAAGACATGAATGTGGTCATATTCTAAGGAAgattggggaaaaaaagaaggaagaacatTCTGCTTGTAATGGTAAATTGCCAAGCATGTTATGGGGCCATAAATGAATCAAGATACTGTTGCTTCATTGAAACTGTAACAGGCAACTTAAAACTTGTAAATTCAGCTGGTCTAAAGACTAAAACATGGTAATATACTTCAGTGTTTCATAGATCCACTCACAGTAATAATATCTGAAATTCCTTGCACTCCTTGCCGTAAAACATCATCAGCCAGGAGGAAAGCATCCTGGAGGGGTGTCTGCTCATCAGCAATATCAAGCAGGCGGTCATTGGGGATCACTATTAGAGTATCCacatttttttgcaatttttcaaTAGCCTCTAATGCCTGCAAGCATGAAAATTGTCTATACTCTCAATAATTGACCTTTGGAGGAAAGAAAGTTCATTCTATTTTAATAAGCACATCTAAGAAACACCAGTTTCTACAGCAGGCTAAAGGAATGGAAACAGCTATTAGTAACAAAAAAAGGAGCAAACTTTTCTCTAATTatgatctcttttttttcctcctcgGAACAATACTTCACAAGTAAAAATCTTTCATGCGATGAAACCAACAACACCACCTGC is a window encoding:
- the LOC7487522 gene encoding cell division protein FtsZ homolog 1, chloroplastic isoform X1, which produces MATLQLQLANPNTSSPSFSTSFQKQLCRFSQRRRLSSSKHGSVSCSFAPMESAKIKVVGVGGGGNNAVNRMIGSDLQGIDFYAINTDAQALVQSAAQNPLQIGELLTRGLGTGGNPLLGEQAAEESKDAIANALKGSDLVFITAGMGGGTGSGAAPVVAQISKEAGYLTVGVVTYPFSFEGRKRSLQALEAIEKLQKNVDTLIVIPNDRLLDIADEQTPLQDAFLLADDVLRQGVQGISDIITIPGLVNVDFADVKAVMKNSGTAMLGIGVSSSKNRAEEAAEQATLAPLIGSSIQSATGVVYNITGGKDITLQEVNRVSQVVTSLADPSANIIFGAVVDDRYNGEIHVTIIATGFSQSFQKSLLTDPKAAKLVDRMSGSQEAKGIPVPLKSSTSSSTVPTRPSPRKLFF
- the LOC7487522 gene encoding cell division protein FtsZ homolog 1, chloroplastic isoform X2, which translates into the protein MATLQLQLANPNTSSPSFSTSFQKQLCRFSQRRRLSSSKHGSVSCSFAPMESAKIKVVGVGGGGNNAVNRMIGSDLQGIDFYAINTDAQALVQSAAQNPLQIGELLTRGLGTGGNPLLGEQAAEESKDAIANALKGSDLVFITAGMGGGTGSGAAPVVAQISKEAGYLTVGVVTYPFSFEGRKRSLQAGEAIEKLQKNVDTLIVIPNDRLLDIADEQTPLQDAFLLADDVLRQGVQGISDIITIPGLVNVDFADVKAVMKNSGTAMLGIGVSSSKNRAEEAAEQATLAPLIGSSIQSATGVVYNITGGKDITLQEVNRVSQVVTSLADPSANIIFGAVVDDRYNGEIHVTIIATGFSQSFQKSLLTDPKAAKLVDRMSGSQEAKGIPVPLKSSTSSSTVPTRPSPRKLFF